A stretch of Vairimorpha necatrix chromosome 2, complete sequence DNA encodes these proteins:
- a CDS encoding putative SP-containing protein, protein MDSNIVEKIVQNNKQEKFKTENNLESVIPNEERNALSDKILMGNFAGVPKNLLIEDDFINYLLDRYTQVDIDQYNNISKFLHLVKTTRCMLMKKRL, encoded by the coding sequence ATGGATAGTAACATTGTTGAAAAAATTGTCCAAAATAACAAACAGGAAAAGTTCAAAacagaaaataatttggaaTCTGTAATTCCAAATGAAGAGAGGAACGCCTTATCCGATAAAATTCTTATGGGGAATTTTGCTGGCGTCCCCAAGAATCTGCTAATCGAagatgattttataaactaCTTGTTAGATCGATATACTCAGGTGGATATCGATCAATACAACAACATAAGCAAGTTCTTACACCTTGTAAAGACAACAAGGTGTATGCTTATGAAGAAAAGGTTATAA